The nucleotide window GGCGGAGTCGATGACAGTCTCCTCGACGAAGATCGGTGCCCGGGCGCGGAGGGCGAGCGCGATCGCGTCGCTCGGGCGGGCGTCGAGCGCCATCACCTCGCCGCCCACCGTCAGGTAGATGAGCGCATAGAAGGTGTTCTCCTTGAGGTCCGAGACCACGATCTTGTCGATGCGCCCGCGCAGGTCGTGGATGACATTTCTCAGCAGGTCGTGAGTCATCGGCCGCTGCGTCGTCACGTTCTCAATCTGCAGCGCGATCGCATTCGCCTCGAACACCCCCACCCAGATCGGCAGGACGCGCTGTCCATCCTTGTCGCGCAGGATGATGATCGGCATGTTCGTAATCGGATCGACCATCAGCCCTTTGATCGTCATTTCAATTTGCATAACGCCCCGCTCCGAGGCTCGCACTCATGGCTTCCGGGTTCCCCTTGAGACTGTTCGGATTGGCGCCGGTGATCCGGACCGGCACGATGCGGCCCACCCAGGATGGTTCACCAGGGAAATTCACCACCGTGTTGCCCGGGGTCCGGCCCGACAATTCCCAGTCGCGCCGCCGGCTCTTCGCGTCGACGAGGACCGGTTCCACCCTGCCGACCGACGCCTCGAACAGCGCCCCCTGGATTTGCTTCTGCAGCGACTGCAACGCGACGATCCGCCGCGTCTTCTCCTCCTCCGTCACTTCGTCGGGCATCCGCTTCAGCGCAAGCGTATTGGGCCGCGGAGAATACTTGAACGAGAACATGCTGTGATACCGCACCGCCGCAGTCAGCGTCAGCGTGTCCTCGAAATCGGCATCCGTCTCGCCAGGGAAGCCGACGATCATATCGGTCGACAGCGCAAGATCCGGGATGGCGGCTCGCAGGCTGATGACCAGATCGAGATACTCCTGGCGGGTATACCGCCGCCGCATCGTCGCCAGGACGCGGGTCGAGCCGCTCTGAACGGGCAGGTGCAGGTGCCGGCATACCTTCGGGAGATCCCGCATCGCCTCCACCATCCGGGTCGTGACGTGCCGCGGATGCGGACTGGCGAAGCGGATCCGCTCGATGCCTGCGACGTCGTGTACGCGCGCGAGCAGTTCGGCGAAGTCGCACGCCTCGTCGGGCGCCTGGTAGTGATTGACGATCTGCCCGAGGAGCTGCACCTCCTTGGCGCCGGTGTCGGCGGCCTGCCGGACTTCCGCCACGATGTCGCGGACCGAGCGCATCCGTTCGTGGCCGCGCGTGTACGGGACGACGCAGAACGCGCAGAACTCGTTGCAGCCCTCGATGATCGTGACGTAGGCCTTGTGCGGCTCCGTTCGTCTCGCGATCCCCAAGGGAAACGACACGTCGTCGTGCGGATCGAGATCGACGCGCGCCGCCGCGGGCGAACCGGGGCCGGAGGACGCGGATCTCGCGTCCTGCACCAGCACCGGAAGCATTTTCAGCGACTGGGTGCCGACGAGCACGTCGATCACGCCGCCATTCGTCTTGCGGAGGAGCCGCTCCCCTTCCTGCTGCGCGACACAACCCGCCACCGCTACCACCGGCCGCACGCCGGTTTCCTCTCCCTGAACGCGAATCTCGCCGAGCCGCGTGTAGAGCTTCTCCTCCGCCTTTTCCCTGACGCTGCAGGTGTTGATGACGATCAGATCGGCGTCTCGGTCGTCGTCTGTCCGATCGTAGCCCGCCTGTTCGAGCAGGCCGGCCATCCGCTCGGAATCATGGTGGTTCATCTGACAGCCGAATGTCTCGATGAGGTACTTCATTCCTGCCTGTCCATCGCGCGTCGCGGCGACTTTTGCTTTTTGTTCGCTTTCGACTCGAGCATCTCGCGCGCGCCCGCCAGGACGGCGGCGGAGACGTCGGCGCCTCCCATCATCCGTCCGATCTCCTCTTCCCGCTG belongs to Vicinamibacterales bacterium and includes:
- a CDS encoding bifunctional nuclease family protein, which codes for MTIKGLMVDPITNMPIIILRDKDGQRVLPIWVGVFEANAIALQIENVTTQRPMTHDLLRNVIHDLRGRIDKIVVSDLKENTFYALIYLTVGGEVMALDARPSDAIALALRARAPIFVEETVIDSAKTADLVPDKGETERLQKWLESLDPDDMGKYKM
- the miaB gene encoding tRNA (N6-isopentenyl adenosine(37)-C2)-methylthiotransferase MiaB — its product is MKYLIETFGCQMNHHDSERMAGLLEQAGYDRTDDDRDADLIVINTCSVREKAEEKLYTRLGEIRVQGEETGVRPVVAVAGCVAQQEGERLLRKTNGGVIDVLVGTQSLKMLPVLVQDARSASSGPGSPAAARVDLDPHDDVSFPLGIARRTEPHKAYVTIIEGCNEFCAFCVVPYTRGHERMRSVRDIVAEVRQAADTGAKEVQLLGQIVNHYQAPDEACDFAELLARVHDVAGIERIRFASPHPRHVTTRMVEAMRDLPKVCRHLHLPVQSGSTRVLATMRRRYTRQEYLDLVISLRAAIPDLALSTDMIVGFPGETDADFEDTLTLTAAVRYHSMFSFKYSPRPNTLALKRMPDEVTEEEKTRRIVALQSLQKQIQGALFEASVGRVEPVLVDAKSRRRDWELSGRTPGNTVVNFPGEPSWVGRIVPVRITGANPNSLKGNPEAMSASLGAGRYAN